TCGGTTAGTACTAAACCTGCACGCCACGCCCGCGTACGCGTACGCCTCAACTTCCATCTCCAGCCAGCTAGCTAGCGCCCGTTCTATGCATGGTGGGTGGATAGGGTGAGCAACAAACATGATAAACAGCAGATGGAAGGCTGTTAGCTTAGTATGAATAAGGCATCCAAAAGGACTGATTAAAGCAGGCACATGATTAAAGCGCGATGGAATAAACCATCATTAGGAATGACTGTTCAATATTTACAGAGACAACCGACGTACAGATCATGTTTACTGAACAAAAGAGCAAACAAATAAAAACATTGCAGTGTGCAGAACACTAAATCACCTCTATATAAGCTTACATATATACTAGCTGATTCCAAGGGCTCTCAGATAGTAAATTTACATTTTTAGCACTAATGTTTATTATTGCTTGATCCTCTAGTGAAAAAGATGGGCCAACACAGCATTGGCGAGAAGCATCATAAAGATGACTGAACATTCATTATTGCTGTGAATAGTGCTTAAGGAAGCAAGCCTCTCTTACCTCACGAATCTCCATGGTGGATGAGGCTCTGCAATACTGAAGATACTCAAGGAAGTTTTAGAGATAAGAAATTTGCACGACAAAGTAACACTAGTGTAAATAAAGCCTGGACAAACGTTTTTGTCTTTCTATGTAATGCAGCTCGGTACTGGAATAAAAGCAACCAAGGAACATGATTGATCAGTAGCTCAATCATGTTGAAGCCAAACTCAAGTCCAATGAAGAAACTGTCGCAGTTAAGGTTTTACTCTAGATGCTTTACACTAGGCTACGACTTGACCCGTCAAATCCTATAGAAACTACTAAGCATATATACTGGTCACTTGACAATAAGCTAGCTTTGGCCCTATTTAGCATTATAAAACCTATTTATTTTAGTCGCACACAAGGCCTCAAACTCACTTTCACCGGAGCTCTACGATAATGTATCCATGAAATCCAATTTAATTACTCCATCCATCTTAAAATATAACCTTTTTAGGTTTATTTAAAGCCAAACTATCTTAGGTTAGATCAAGTTTGTAGAAAAATATATTCGCACCTACGAAGCTAAATAAGTATGCCATGGAAATATATTTCATGATTTGATGATACTATCTTGAAATATTTTCATATAAATTTTGTTAAGATAGTTTGATATAGAAGAAATGTAAAAATAGCTATATTTTGAGACGGATGGGTTACAATACTACTACAAAAGTAGAAAATCAGTTGCAGCACTCGcacatactccctccgtcccaaattaaaattcgttttgattttttaaatacataatttttgctatgtatctagacatgGAGTAAATCTAGATGTatagcaaaatatatgtatctagaaagccaaaatgaattgtaattttaatttgggacggaggtaGTATGGTGTATCATCGCTTATTGTTCGGCGGTCGTTAATGGTTATGTGCTAAATTGCCGCGTTGCAAGGTTGCAGCAGAGAGGTTCTCCGGTCAAAGTCTCAAAAGCTAACCTCTAGGTATGGCTGGGTGTTCGGGTTATGTGAAAATTCGGGTTGGGTTTTTCGGGTTTCtcaaattttgagttttgaaAACTGCAGCCCGAGATTTCCTAAAAATTAACAAAAACCCGACACTTCGGGTACCCGACCTTTCGGGTTCGGGTTTGGGTTTACCCGAACTTCCCAACTAAACTCTGCAGTACGGTAGTCACAGTCATTGATTTTTCAATTTCAAAGACGACACGATGCAATCAGAGTTTAAGGTTAACCAAGATAATAACAATTATACGGAACAACAGTACATGACGAAACTGAGagttcacatttcaaatatcacaataaataaatatagttttGAAGCACACAAATCATAGATCATAGAACTACATGACTTCCATCCAGGTGCAATTATGATCCAACTCCAAGCCTCCAAACCACCCAGCAGCACCAGTGCACCACCCTACATGCAAAGCAACAAGACAGGGATGCAAATTAACATAATTTGTATGATCAAAAAGGTAAAAAACCATTAGAACATTATTTTTGAAACCAATGACAATATTACCTTTCAAGATGTAGATGTTCCGGCTTTCGAGATAGACTTGGAGTTGCTTCCTGTTGGTGTTGATGTCATTGTTGCTTGTGTCTTGGTAGTGGAAGgcttctttttctttctcttttcctttgcCAATATTCTGGGCCTTATGGTTACCAAATTCTTCAATTAACTCTAGAATGATAGGAATCCAAGCAATGAGTAAAATTTTACAATGATGCAACAAATGCATAAAGGAATCAAGGAAAATTTTGTACCTTTTTCCATAATTTCTAATTCCTCCATATTCTCTTTGATGTCAATAGGAGTTGTTCTCCTCAGCCAGTCATGTGCACAAACTAGAGCCTCTACCATGAATGGAGCAAGAGAGGTACGGAAATCATCTAAATACGTCCACTTATGCTGAAAGCGGACTCTGATGCTACTGTTGAGATAGGTATAGTAAGCACATCACGAGCCAAGTGAGCTAAAACTCGAAGCCTGGGTGCGTTGTATTTCCACCAAACAAGGATGCCAATCTTCTTATTCCTATCCTCTGTATCTTCACTAAGATATTTGTCAAGTTTTGACTTGGTTGTGTTGCTGGAACCACTTTCCATCCTCATCCTCTTTGCAATTTTTTCAGCAAGCATGCCTTGTCTACCTCCACTTAATTGATTGGGATCATTTGTTCAGTTTGAACTTCTGCCTATATTCTTCAAACAGCTCATAGAGACAAGATTTAATAGCtgcctgtcagacccggggccacggggctgtgtacattaaggagtccgtattggactaggggataggacatgtcctgtaccttatttatgttgtattctactcgcatgcggagtagaactagtcgatacagaaggaaactactcgagttgtacttgagtacgattcctaagctagtatcaggcaaggattcatgtaaccctgtccccccggatatataagggcgggcagggaccccctcaaaacataagatcaccagatcaacaccaaggcaatacaaaccatcatacaggacgtagggcattacgcatattgcggcctgaacctgtctaaatcttgtgttgtctgcaccttcgagttcctgatctcggcgcatcccaacctaaaacctaccaccttgggtataccccttggtgggcagccggataaaacccgacagctggcgcgccaggtaggggtgcgcatcagagatccactggagaactcgatggcgattttcaagttccccagtcccgtgctccctgagggcacgacctttgtttttggctcgtgggtctgcgttgccaacggcgccGGCGGTTCCCGTCGGCACaccgtcgacgacaccttcaagctaaagacactcgccgcaaggctcgacgactttgtcgataatctcgacgagttgccgttttctgactctgccagggagaccgaggcagcgtctgtttctactgttcctttttccacgttggaaaaggacttgaactctttgctccaggcgggAGATTCcggggccaccgcatgtcgggaggctgaagatcacctggccgcttgcgggctgatgatcaccaccacctccgaaggacgaattgttcattggagggggatgaacttgtccgactcactcggacatgaagaccgattggtagcccatctggagcctttgccttttcaggagggcagggcgttggctgccatatccgagggctcgactgagctagtcgaagccccttccgaagaactcgcaactcgccaagtcctgatggcggaagaaggggacgacgacgccctcatccccattggcgcacttgatggcatatcggaagatgaagacaccgcagaagccgagcacgagaacgacgccgagcgcgacgcgcgacgtgcaaggaacagagctcgtgcggttcgcagaaggcgcgccaacgagcgcatacgttctgcacagcgcgaactcgacgccgaattcgccgtggcagatgaacgtggtttcaggactcctgtagccaacattgctcgggtaacagcactactcgagcgaagcaacgaccccaacgtccgacaagcactcatctacgcccaacgggcgtgggtccagttggaccagcaggctccgccatcgctcgtcagggacggacacgtcggagacagccgaagccaggccccaagtcgaacaacgggtcatcgcccgcgaccccaacgcagcaacaacaatgatggcgtgggtggaagccagatcaccggtgggaggcgacagccacctccggcaaacaacccgaggcagcccaatcctccacgtcaccaacctgaccttcgtcagaagatcaatgaggggcgcgatgcccggtcagtcctcgactcgaggcgacgggagcgcgaggtagtcgagcgagacgatgctgactgcagcgatcgtttccccgcgttcactgcgagattcaacaactacaagtacccggagggtttcaagccaattggcattaccaagtatgacggcaagcaggccccccagcaatggctccgctgttattctactgccattgaggtggctggcggctccaacactaccaaggtcgtctactttccgatggctttggaacctgcaccgttgacttggctggaaagtctccccagcgattccatcgactcctgggaaggcctcaagaaggtcttcatcgataacttccagggggccatatctcgagcaggaacccggcacgacctcgcccagtgcaagcaagagcgcaatgaactcctccgatcctacacccgccgtttcttcgatgtgcgggccaccatcgccaacatctcagaagaggacattatcgactgcttctacaacggcctcactgacccaggtatatatcgtgattttgggcgtaacaggccaaagacaGTTGCAGgtttacgcgacatgatgcacgactggtctgaacaagaagaaaagatgcgcgagaggtttccaagacgtaccgacctcaaccataagcgcaacaacgacaaccgggctgacaaaggccagcgggatttttcgggttcttcccgaaagcgcaagccagacgatctcgtcgcggctgtggaccgtccttcgcggggcaagaagtcgaccacacaggagcagtttgaaaaactcctgcagaagaagtgcccgtggtgtgtcaactccaaacacgcagcgatcgattgctttcagctcaagcgcaccttcggctctcctgggaacggcaagaaaaacaagtcgacgggcaaagagcccgaagacgaggaacaggaagacaaatctgagacgcctaagttccaggatgcctccaagaccgtcaatgttatctttggcggtgacgaagatttttgctccaagcgggaacagaagttgctgctacgagagATCCTGTCCGTTGaaccagcggtaccacgaccactccgatggtcggaggtccccatatcattttcccgtgacgatcaatggactagcttctccgaacctgggaagttcccattggtgctggatcccgtggtcgcagaagtcaagcttactcgggttcttatcgacggcgggagcggactcaatcttatcttcgccagtacactaaagaagatgggtttggacctcaccaacaaacttgctccgagcaaagctcctttttacggtattgttcctggcaatgccgcgcatccgcttgggacagttgttcttccagtcactttcgggacgagggagagttatcgtaccgagttcatcaagttcgaggtggccagcttcgaatcttcctaccacgccatactggggaggccggcgctcgccaagttcatggcggtgccacattatgtctacttgcttctcaagatgccaggacgtaacggtgtgctcacgctccgaggcgacttgaagaagtcctatgattgtaaccaagaagccatccagtatgcatcgacttcccgcgtgccagatgcttccgctgaagtactcgcggccgcacagcaactctctcaagctgagctggacatcccgacgaagaaggcgagtaaatcgggcgtcaagtcgacgggcgaggtggctctcaagacgatccagctccaagaaggcgattcatctaagacagccatcatcggcgcgggcttgggtgacaaataggaactcgcgctcgtcagtttcctgcgggctaaccgagacatattcgcatggaagccatcggatatgccaggggtgctcaaggagctgatcgagcatggtcttaatgtgtacccacaggctgtaccaaagaagcaacgacttcgtcgttttgcccccgataaacgggaggctatcaaacgggaaatagctaaactcctcgcggctggattcattaaagaagtaatccacccagagtgggtggctaaccccgtccttgtattaaaaaagaacaaagaatggagaatgtgtgttgactataccgatctcaacaagcattgcccaaaggatcactttgggctccctcgcatcgatcaggtagtcgactcaaccgcaggttgcgtattgttatgtttccttgattgttactcaggttaccaccagatcgctctcaaggaagaagaccagatcaagaccgcgttcatcaccccgtttgggacttatgcctacaagacgatgtctttcgggttgaagaacgctggcgccacctatcagcgggcaattcagatgtgctttgctgatcagctacaccggaatgtggaggcctacgtggacgatgtggttgtgaaaactcgaagtcccgagggcctcatcgcggatctggaggaaactttcgccagcctaaggaagtaccgatggaagcttaatccgactaagtgcgtttttggtgttccgtcaggaaaactgctcgggttcatagtcagtaaccggggcattgaggccaaccctgaaaagattaccgccatcactgatatggaggcacctgccacaatcaaagatgtacagaaactcacagggtgcatggcagctctcaacagattcatctcccggctcggggagagaggattaccttttttcaaactcttaaagcgtcaggacaagtttcactggacagaggaagccgagcaggCTCTGCagaatctcaagcaacacctacagtcacccccgatcctcacagcaccattgccgggcgagactcttttactttacattgcggcaactacccacgttattagcagtgctattgttgtcgagcgctccgaggaaggccatgcttttggcgtgcagcggcccgtatactttgtcagtgaagtactctcggagtctaaggtgcgctacccggcggtgcaaaagcttctctatggcatattgattacttcgaggaaattacgccattactttgaagagtaccagatcgtcgtgatcacagactaccctttggcggatatcctacacaaccaagatgccacgggtcgtatttcaaaatgggcagtggaactgggggctttgtcgatcgacttcaagccacgaactgcaatcaagtcccaagctctagtcgacttcatggctgagtggagggaaaatcaagtctcaactccagttgacaagccagagcattggaccatgtactttgatggttctctcaagctcgatggcggcggcggtggagttttattcgtttccccgagaggcgaacaactcaaatacgtcctccaaattctctgggaggtatccaacaatgaagccgagtatgaagcgttgcttcacgggctccgtttggcgatatcactagggattaaGCGACTaattgtatatggcgattcactcttggtcgttcagcaagtcaacaaagagtgggactgcaacaaggtgACCATGGAagcttatgtacaagaaatacgcaagctagaaaacaaattttctggcctagaaattcaccacgtgctgcgggaacacaatgttgctgccgatgccttatccaagctgggatcaacccgagctcaagtcccggcaggggtattcgttcaggagctgacgcacccgtccatcagcccttcaccaccggtttccaccgccactggctccgtacaaccagaacgggaggtactactggtcggtgaggactggagaggacctttcatcgacttcatccgagatctcgtcttaccgaccgggatggaccccaaaagcgctgctgccgcccgcctcatgcgacggagcaaggggtttgtcctagtcgaagacaaactttatcggcggagcgcacgatccggagtactcatgaaatgcgtcacaacagaagatggtctggacatattgcgagaaatacacgagggcgtgtgtggtaaccatgccgcctcaaggtcactggttggcaaagcatacagagccggtttctggtggcctaccgccgtgtccgacgccgaagatctggtacgtcgatgtcagaactgccagttcttcggtaagcaaactcatgtcccggcccacaccctcatcaccataccgccttcctggccatttgcttgctggagcctcgatatgattgggcccttcacaacggcgccaggaggttttactcatgttctggtggctatcgataagttcaccaagtggatcgagttcaagccgatcgccaagcttaccccagacagggtggtcgacttcatctccgacatcttacatcgtttcggcttccccaacactattatcactgacttgggttcaaatttcacggccaaccaattctgggaattttgtgaaaactcatccatcgaggttaaatatgtttcagtggctcacccaagggcaaatgggcaagtcgagagggcgaatggtttgattatcgatggcctcaagaaaagactttacgacgccaacagcaaaaagggcgggaagtggattcacgagttgccacacgtaatctgggggctcaggactcaaccttcaaaggccacagggcagaccccgttcttccttgtctacggctccgaggcgattcttccagcagatatcatgtggaaatccccaagggttgagatgtataaagaaggcgaggcagacgaagcacgacagctggagttggactctgttgaagaggctcgctgctctgctctcgttcagtcagcccgttacctacagggaatccggcgatatcatgatcgcaacattaaggaaaggtcatttagcattggcgaccttgtccttcgtcgcgttcaggatgagtcgggtttgcacaagcttaactcaagatgggaaggaccgttcatcgtcaagagggttataagaccgggatcttatcaactccggcaccccgatggtcaggatgtacccaactcgtggaacatccagcacctgcgacggttctacccctaggcAGACTCGTGTCCAATTTATGTATGCATTCatggcaagttttactttttctgggtcgatttggcggctttgtgccacacagcCCGAAacgtaaattcttgaatataacGGTGGCGGCTTCTGGCCACGCTCAAATTCtatataaaatcgactacttgccgtTGGCAcaatgtgacgccctgaaaatttacttaataaaatcatgcgctcgagtaattcgtaaaaacggttcgacgtcaaaaccctagccctaatcggatcgctgttccgttccgcgtcgctcgcgaccgtccgccgcgcgaataccgcgcgcgtggccgaccggccgtgaccgctgccgcaattagcgctGGCGCTCCTcgggccgcgcgcgaatccccgcgcgcgcatggccgaccggccgcgatcgtcgccgcgaccggcgccaacacgcgcctcctctcttttctctttccctctccttttccttttcctccctctcccatttcttttcttcctcttttccttttcctccttttcctttcttctttcttttcctcttcttccttctctctttctttcctggcTTTCCTGCCCCGAGGCCGCACGCCTCCTCCCCTGGCCGGACACCACGGCCCTCCCCCCCCCCACGCGCACGTGCATGCCCGAACCCGCGCGCTGGCCCTGCCCTGTGCCCGGctgcccgcgcccacgcgcgcgcgcgcgtgcaccgcgtgccgcgccgcccgccgtgccgaccgcgcacggccgagccgaggcgacgcgccgcccgccgctgcaccccgcctcgccgcttGTGTCGCCGCctgtgccgcccctgtgcccgcacaccgccgcccggcccccccatgtgcacggctgtgcacggccgtgcctcgccgcacgccacgggcgccattaatggccgcccgtggagccgcccgccggccaccgcctccccctaccgccggccgcctataagtaggccggccgcggcccctcgttcccccacaccccccaccgccgcctcctgcctctcctcgcgcccccattgccgcccgcccgagccgcacggccgccgccgcctgccccacgccggcccgccgcctcgcacagcccccgcccgaggtgagccccaaagtggaaccccctcttcctcctctcccttttcccccacacacccgagccgattaggcccctaggccgccggatttggggccggcccgagctcccccttccctcccctgtttctgtcaacgggaggaagaagaaggagggcaagttttcccaaaaccccctggccttccctgctttttcaaggagacccccccccccctcactctaaTGACCAAAAGACATttcctttcgcaaaagaaaccctgctctATCGGACATTTCAAATAAACCCTTCATTACACGAACTTAATTacgcccgacaccctttagcatgccctgattaattctagggttcgcaaataaacccttacctcctttagataattacgaacaagtccctggacccctgtttaactcctgaaaccacctttaacccgtcattttatgtgcgaaacgacctccgatcgacccgaaactttaccactccgtttctagtatagttttggccatgccattaagaaaccacccaaagatatcacccctaactccgtaactaaattatttccgattcaagcccaacgataaaagcttttagttctttcgcttgattgtgcgtctgtttgtttgcgtcgtaggacacggagtgaacgacgagagttccgaccgcgaccaagcaactgaggaccagttctgcgaccccgaacccgaaggacagtgcttcgatcaggacttcccgcaagggtttgacgatggcaagttcaattccgccctttgatgcatgtttttgtcctagtttttataaactcaacccagtggcctgttttataaaatttgcatggttttgcgtgctgaaaatatggtaggatagccacccttgtttgagataaccctaccat
The Panicum hallii strain FIL2 chromosome 6, PHallii_v3.1, whole genome shotgun sequence genome window above contains:
- the LOC112898451 gene encoding uncharacterized protein LOC112898451 — encoded protein: MVEALVCAHDWLRRTTPIDIKENMEELEIMEKELIEEFGNHKAQNIGKGKEKEKEAFHYQDTSNNDINTNRKQLQVYLESRNIYILKGWCTGAAGWFGGLELDHNCTWMEVM